A genomic window from Oryctolagus cuniculus chromosome 12, mOryCun1.1, whole genome shotgun sequence includes:
- the LOC100352789 gene encoding calcium and integrin-binding protein 1, whose protein sequence is MGGSGSRLSKELLAEYQDLTFLTKQEILLAHRRFCELLPQEHRSVEESLRARVSFEQILSLPELKANPFKERICRVFSTSPTRDSLSFEDFLDLLSVFSDNATPDIKSHYAFCIFDFDDDGTLDREDLSRLVNCLTGEGEDTRLSASEMKQLIDNILEESDIDRDGTINLSEFQHVISRSPDFASSFKIVL, encoded by the coding sequence ATGGGGGGCTCGGGCAGCCGCCTGTCCAAGGAGCTGCTGGCCGAGTACCAGGATTTGACATTCCTGACGAAGCAGGAGATCCTCCTAGCCCACAGGCGGTTTTGTGAGCTGCTGCCGCAGGAGCACCGGAGCGTGGAGGAGTCCCTACGCGCACGGGTGTCCTTTGAGCAGATCCTCAGCCTTCCGGAGCTCAAGGCCAACCCCTTCAAGGAGCGGATCTGCAGGGTCTTCTCCACGTCCCCAACCAGAGACAGCCTGAGCTTCGAGGACTTCCTGGACCTGCTCAGCGTGTTCAGTGACAACGCAACCCCAGACATCAAGTCCCACTACGCCTTCTGCATCTTCGACTTTGACGATGACGGAACCTTGGACAGGGAAGACCTGAGCCGCCTGGTCAACTGCCTCACGGGCGAGGGCGAGGACACGCGGCTCAGCGCTTCCGAAATGAAGCAGCTCATCGACAACATCTTGGAGGAGTCCGACATCGACCGGGACGGCACCATCAACCTGTCAGAGTTCCAGCACGTCATCTCACGCTCACCAGACTTTGCCAGCTCCTTCAAGATTGTCCTGTGA